A single region of the Thermodesulfatator indicus DSM 15286 genome encodes:
- a CDS encoding 4Fe-4S dicluster domain-containing protein → MIKGDGFELRSCRGDSCPMAVIDTENLTKKCQEVLEKANLGDFFRSLGLKKNKCYRFRVAIAACPNACTQVHIADFGVIGQAVPALVGDCNTCGSCVEVCEEEAITLFEDRFPLINTEYCVNCGACVKACPKRALQIEECGFKILAGGKLGRHPRLAEEVLAMVDKERVPKLLEKTILFYKKHCQNGERLRVVIEKLGWDSYLASLK, encoded by the coding sequence ATGATCAAAGGAGATGGTTTTGAACTGAGAAGTTGTCGTGGCGACTCCTGCCCCATGGCGGTAATTGATACGGAAAATCTCACTAAAAAATGCCAGGAGGTTCTTGAAAAAGCCAATTTAGGCGACTTTTTTCGCTCGCTCGGTTTAAAAAAGAATAAGTGCTATCGCTTTAGAGTAGCTATTGCCGCCTGTCCAAATGCCTGTACCCAAGTGCACATTGCTGACTTTGGTGTCATTGGCCAGGCCGTACCTGCCCTGGTTGGAGATTGCAACACCTGCGGCTCGTGTGTAGAAGTATGTGAAGAAGAAGCCATTACTCTTTTTGAGGACCGTTTCCCCTTGATTAACACTGAATATTGCGTAAACTGCGGTGCCTGCGTCAAGGCCTGCCCTAAAAGAGCTTTGCAAATAGAAGAGTGCGGCTTTAAAATCCTTGCTGGTGGTAAATTGGGGCGCCATCCCCGCCTGGCCGAAGAAGTTTTGGCCATGGTGGATAAAGAAAGGGTCCCCAAACTCCTTGAAAAGACCATTTTATTTTATAAAAAACACTGCCAAAACGGGGAAAGATTAAGAGTAGTCATAGAAAAACTAGGCTGGGACAGTTATCTTGCC